The Procambarus clarkii isolate CNS0578487 chromosome 24, FALCON_Pclarkii_2.0, whole genome shotgun sequence genome includes a region encoding these proteins:
- the LOC123761679 gene encoding histone-lysine N-methyltransferase PRDM16-like, whose protein sequence is MLVPRATPVCAMPAASPSRPGPPAPRPFTPAPGYAHYHMAAVHSSQVTGGYTSRPSIPGPRYLGVPPRTHLAAALTQPSPPGIPRSRSPHPSLVQYEGSGLPPRALPPTFRPFGVHGSLSSPKQAAVCPEARTSYPVPELPDTHSMPWPPDAPLPASDMPFDLSTHNREPRMSPASRPLDLSESDQPLDLRVKKRHPVEDENMNIVERHTPPSVPRRVPSPTYVSPRRVPSPTYVSPRRVPSPKYVSSMHDFRSQHTHSHPSSSVEGDQVAKSASLQLVPVASAVTSRNPPAVVYPQPVHQRLHHPVPVYSSECRPLPPASSVRPPYPVIGIPHNPYHMGPSPGSSPHMMPGYRGPPPGPQGHPALYQVVGDRIPKGAPSHAEVHGVVSSVLPSMSAVKPRERYSCKFCGKVFPRSANLTRHLRTHTGEQPYKCKFCERSFSISSNLQRHVRNIHNKEKPYKCRLCERAFGQQTNLDRHMKKHESDGPTILDGSPKRYTSRPPRRGDEEEEGGMIPPPPSGKDPVEMNGTTEGRNDLRAPDDDDDEDEYIDVEEEDEEEEEEEPGEKEGEKISCEVTIQSTSSTSSLGASPMEVDTGDSGASSRPAAVISA, encoded by the coding sequence ATGTTGGTGCCGCGGGCCACCCCAGTCTGTGCCATGCCTGCCGCCTCGCCTTCCCGTCCTGGCCCCCCTGCCCCACGCCCATTTACCCCTGCCCCTGGTTACGCCCACTACCACATGGCGGCCGTCCACTCGTCGCAGGTGACAGGCGGGTACACCAGCCGCCCGTCGATCCCAGGTCCCCGCTACCTTGGGGTGCCACCCAGAACCCATCTGGCTGCGGCCCTCACCCAGCCCTCGCCCCCGGGGATACCTCGATCacgctcccctcacccctctctggTACAATATGAGGGGTCAGGCCTGCCCCCCAGGGCCCTGCCGCCCACATTCCGCCCCTTTGGGGTCCACGGGTCCCTTAGCTCTCCAAAGCAAGCGGCAGTGTGCCCGGAAGCACGCACTTCGTACCCCGTCCCCGAACTTCCTGATACTCATTCGATGCCATGGCCTCCCGATGCCCCTTTGCCCGCCTCTGACATGCCCTTTGACCTCTCTACCCACAATCGAGAGCCACGTATGTCTCCCGCGTCGCGACCTCTCGACCTCTCTGAGTCAGACCAGCCGCTTGACCTTCGGGTCAAGAAGCGACACCCGGTCGAGGACGAAAATATGAACATCGTGGAGCGCCATACCCCGCCTTCCGTGCCGCGTAGAGTGCCTTCACCGACGTACGTGTCGCCACGGAGAGTGCCTTCTCCCACGTACGTGTCGCCACGGAGAGTGCCTTCCCCTAAGTACGTGTCGTCCATGCACGACTTCCGGTCCCAACACACTCACTCCCACCCGTCGTCGTCGGTCGAGGGCGACCAGGTGGCCAAGAGCGCGAGCCTGCAGCTGGTGCCCGTCGCGAGTGCGGTCACCTCGCGCAACCCGCCTGCGGTGGTGTACCCACAACCGGTTCACCAGCGGCTGCATCACCCGGTGCCGGTGTACTCCAGCGAGTGCCGGCCTCTACCTCCAGCCTCGTCCGTCCGGCCGCCCTATCCGGTCATTGGCATCCCTCACAACCCTTACCACATGGGCCCCTCGCCTGGGTCCTCCCCCCACATGATGCCCGGATACAGAGGGCCCCCGCCTGGCCCACAGGGCCATCCGGCACTGTACCAGGTGGTCGGCGACCGGATACCAAAGGGCGCGCCGTCGCACGCCGAGGTCCACGGCGTCGTGTCGTCCGTGCTGCCCAGCATGTCGGCGGTCAAGCCCCGCGAGCGCTACTCGTGCAAGTTCTGCGGCAAGGTCTTCCCGCGCTCGGCCAACCTGACGAGACACCTGCGCACGCACACGGGCGAACAGCCCTACAAGTGCAAGTTCTGCGAGCGCTCGTTCAGCATCTCGTCCAACCTGCAGCGGCACGTGCGCAACATCCACAACAAGGAGAAGCCGTACAAGTGTCGGCTGTGTGAACGAGCCTTCGGCCAGCAGACCAACCTCGACCGACACATGAAGAAGCACGAGTCGGACGGCCCGACCATCCTGGATGGCAGTCCTAAGCGGTACACGTCGCGCCCCCCACGGCggggggacgaggaggaggaggggggtatgatccccccacctccctcaggCAAGGACCCCGTGGAGATGAACGGCACGACCGAAGGCCGCAACGACCTCCGAGCcccggacgacgacgacgacgaagaCGAATACATCGACGTCGAGGAAGAagacgaggaggaagaggaggaggaaccgggagagaaggagggagaaaaGATCTCCTGCGAAGTGACGATCCAGTCGACGTCGTCGACGTCGTCGTTGGGCGCGTCGCCGATGGAGGTGGACACGGGTGACAGCGGTGCGTCGTCGCGCCCCGCGGCCGTCATCTCTGCGTGA